A stretch of the Panicum virgatum strain AP13 chromosome 9N, P.virgatum_v5, whole genome shotgun sequence genome encodes the following:
- the LOC120690517 gene encoding glycerol-3-phosphate acyltransferase, chloroplastic-like isoform X1, producing MHAPPLVALAGGACPVAAPPPPWLASPRAAILAAPARLLRSRRGALRLEAKAAWRAAWGGRGPRVPAKGAVLASYMGAEEVVGPSPLLDEEGLDDEELILHIRKELEEGKLPADVASSLEELYYNYKNAVLQTGNPDAYEIMLSNMMALFDRVILDVQNPFTFPPYHKAIREPFDYYMFGQNYIRPLVDFRNSYVGNISLFHDIEEKLHQGHNVVLMSNHQTEADPAIIALLLEKSNPWISENIVYVAGDRVITDPLCKPFSMGRNLICVYSKKHMNDYPELIEMKRRSNTRSLKEMALLLRGGSQLIWIAPSGGRDRPDPSTGEWYPAPFDSSSVDNMRRLLEHAGVPGHIYPLSLLCYEVMPPPQQVEKEIGEQRVISFHGVGLSVTEEIKYVDITAHTKNADEGRELFTDALYSSVVNQYNVLKSAIFRDRGAAAASNTAISLSQPWR from the exons atgcacgcgccgccgctggtcGCGCTCGCCGGGGGCGCCTGCCccgtcgccgccccgccgccgccgtggctggcCTCGCCCCGGGCTGCcatcctcgccgcgccggcgaggctcCTCCGGTCCCGCCGCGGTGCGCTCCGGCTGGAAGCCAAGGCCGCGTGGAGGGCGGCCTGGGGCGGGCGGGGCCCGCGGGTCCCGGCCAAGGGCGCCGTGCTCGCCTCCTACATGGGTGCCGAGGAGGTGGTGGGACCCTCGCCCCTGCTCGACGAGGAGGGTCTCGACGATGAAG AGCTCATTTTACACATCAGAAAGGAACTGGAGGAGGGAAAACTGCCTGCAGATGTTGCTAGCAGCTTGGAGGAGCTCTATTACAATTACAAGAATGCT GTTCTGCAAACTGGAAATCCAGATGCATATGAGATCATGCTTTCAAATATGATGGCTTTGTTTGATCGTGTCATACTGGATGTACAG AATCCATTTACCTTTCCACCATATCACAAAGCTATCCGAGAACCATTCGACTATTACATGTTTGGTCAGAATTACATTAGGCCACTGGTAGACTTTAG GAACTCCTACGTTGGCAAcatttcccttttccatgacATTGAAGAGAAGCTCCACCAG GGCCACAATGTTGTTTTGATGTCAAACCATCAGACAGAAGCAGATCCAGCAATTATCGCCTTGCTGCTTGAAAAAAGCAATCCGTGGATTAGTGAAAACATA GTTTATGTTGCGGGCGATAGGGTTATTACTGATCCGCTTTGCAAGCCATTTAGCATGGGAAG GAACCTGATTTGTGTGTACTCAAAAAAGCATATGAATGATTACCCTGAGCTAATTGAGATGAAGAGGAGATCGAATACTAGAAGTCTCAAGGAAATGGCCTTGCTTTTACG CGGCGGTTCACAGTTGATTTGGATTGCGCCAAGTGGTGGTAGAGACCGGCCAGACCCTTCGACAGGAGAATGGTACCCG GCGCCATTCGATTCATCCTCAGTGGATAACATGAGGAGGCTTCTGGAGCATGCTGGTGTTCCTGGGCACATATATCCACTATCATTGCTGTGTTATGAGGTTATGCCTCCACCACAACAG GTCGAGAAAGAGATTGGTGAGCAAAGGGTGATATCCTTCCATGGAGTAGGCTTATCGGTAACTGAAGAAATAAAGTATGTGGATATTACTGCTCATACCAAGAATGCTGATGAG GGAAGGGAGCTATTCACAGATGCTTTGTACAGCTCAGTTGTTAATCAGTACAATGTGCTCAAGTCTGCTATCTTTAGAGACCGTGGAGCAGCGGCTGCATCAAACACTGCCATCTCACTGTCGCAACCATGGCGATGA
- the LOC120692723 gene encoding uncharacterized protein LOC120692723 yields MEALGLLDDTLPVRAIAKLMVFEPMEILEVSATAEVKKMVEDCMQPLPMPDSGLNLPLKEESEKFEAKQIKDAIENHLSPETKKELTTKRTAIRIDFMTRKKLAAESSKAACHLPPLAPKKDNGKKTSDKMQLPQEVKGSNELKQNSKSPQSNENKKDEASTASSTATRINVYTKKPRKISTEMEKLVEASLPIDKGEESKGPLATKKLYEKAKGISGEGGSNLPIMRTIEEIKESKGYKDALDAPSFSLGFDDVTQKSPSKSTADDSITSSMFDQLCDDAMKKSAKHQDYPTINTNHLSPEQETIYNEICKWRSRSGADTSPNAFKSNEITATASELANSMAMGRSLNTIALQVGTFVLSKDPAQRRKKIMSPWAGLKMMTTTEVYCRMVEKAFDFLNTEYDLIFFPVHQANEDEADAAGH; encoded by the exons ATGGAAGCATTAGGGCTACTTGATGATACACTACCAGTTCGTGCGATTGCAAAGCTAATGGTTTTTGAACCGATGGAGATTTTAGAAGTGAGTGCAACAGCGGAGGTGAAGAAAATGGTTGAGGATTGCATGCAGCCACTACCTATGCCAGACTCCGGATTAAATCTGCCACTCAAAGAAGAATCTGAGAAGTTCGAGGCTAAACAAATCAAAGATGCCATCGAGAACCACCTATCTCCAGAAACAAAGAAAGAATTGACGACCAAGAGAACTGCTATAAGGATAGATTTTATGACTAGAAAGAAGTTGGCGGCTGAAAGTTCCAAGGCTGCATGCCACTTGCCTCCACTTGCACCCAAAAAGGATAATGGAAAGAAAACTTCAGACAAAATGCAGCTCCCCCAAGAAGTAAAGGGATCAAACGAGCTCAAGCAAAACAGCAAAAGCCCACAG agcaatgaaaataaaaaagatgaagCATCTACAGCATCATCAACAGCAACAAGGATAAATGTTTACACCAAGAAGCCAAGGAAAATTTCAACTGAAATGGAGAAGCTAGTAGAAGCCTCGCTTCCAATAGACAAG GGTGAAGAGAGCAAAGGCCCGCTGGCAACCAAAAAGTTATATGAGAAAGCAAAG GGCATTTCCGGTGAGGGAGGAAGCAATCTTCCAATCATGCGCACTATTGAGGAGATCAAGGAATCTAAAGGATACAAGGATGCCCTAGATGCACCCAGTTTCTCACTTGGGTTTGATGATGTTACCCAGAAGAGCCCAAGTAAATCAACTGCCGACGACTCTATCACCTCCTCAATGTTTGACCAACTTTGCGATGATGCCATGAAAAAGTCAGCGAAGCATCAAGATTACCCCACCATAAACACAAACCATTTGAGCCCGGAACAAGAAACCATATACAATGAAATTTGCAAGTGGAGGTCGCGGTCCGGTGCTGATACCAG TCCGAACGCATTCAAGTCAAATGAAATCACAGCTACTGCGAGTGAGCTAGCAAATAGCATGGCCATGGGTAGATCGCTAAACACAATTGCGCTCCAAGTTGGGACATTTGTATTGTCGAAAGATCCGGCACAAAGGAGGAAGAAAATAATGTCACCATGGGCTGGG TTGAAGATGATGACGACAACAGAAGTGTATTGCAGGATGGTTGAGAAAGCATTTGACTTCCTCAACACAGAATACGACCTG ATCTTCTTCCCCGTCCATCAAGCAAATGAAGATGAAGCGGATGCAGCTGGGCACTAG
- the LOC120689077 gene encoding protein FAR1-RELATED SEQUENCE 5-like, translated as MENARKRLGAFLDGKPGLADDFNDCVDNSFSIVEFEFKWQAMLDKHEINDDERFQHLYEMRNCWVLAYFMNNFFPFLQTISRSEGFNAVLKRYVNPMNSILNFVHQYKKIQNRIFSKQTMHEANTTVKVLHYLTGHPMERQMKKMYTRKLFNVFQDELQLSSSYYIVRVEGDNLLDVVPYGHCPHHLYGDRTFKVSANSVDGLYSCDYCKFQRDGVLCCHILKVFDALAVREVPSHYILPRWSAERVNDGENVEVTGEPLQAMQISNLGRHAVRYHTICTNVAQFVRPFMVEDESHSIVLKHVIAMQAELNAHKNGGVPSSASQMQSNVAQTGSMVGGGWC; from the exons ATGGAGAATGCTAGGAAAAGATTGGGGGCTTTCTTAGATGGTAAACCAGGCTTGGCTGATGATTTCAATGATTGTGTTGACAATAGCTTCTCAATTgtagagtttgaattcaaatggcaagCTATGCTGGATAAACATGAGATCAATGATGATGAAAGGTTCCAGCATTTGTATGAAATGAGAAATTGCTGGGTTCTGGCTTACTTCATGAATAATTTCTTCCCTTTTCTGCAAACAATATCACGGAGTGAAGGATTCAATGCTGTCCTAAAGCGATATGTGAACCCAATGAATTCAATACTGAACTTTGTTCACCAGTACAAGAAAATACAGAATAGAATATTCAGCAAACAAACAATGCATGAGGCTAATACAACTGTCAAGGTTCTGCACTACTTGACTGGACACCCCATGGAAAGACAAATGAAGAAAATGTACACAAGGAAGTTGTTCAATGTTTTTCAAGATGAGCTACAGCTGAGTTCTAGTTACTATATTGTTCGAGTTGAAGGTGATAACTTACTTGATGTTGTTCCATATGGGCATTGTCCCCATCACTTGTATGGGGATAGAACATTCAAGGTTTCGGCGAACAGCGTTGATGGTTTGTATAGCTGTGATTATTGCAAGTTTCAGAGGGACGGGGTTCTTTGTTGTCATATACTAAAGGTGTTTGATGCACTTGCTGTCCGTGAGGTGCCAAGTCATTACATTTTGCCTAGGTGGTCTGCTGAAAGGGTGAATGATGGTGAGAATGTGGAAGTTACTGGTGAGCCGCTGCAGGCCATGCAAATTTCAAACCTGGGGAGGCATGCTGTCCGTTACCATACAATTTGCACCAATGTTGCCCAGTTCGTACGACCTTTCATGGTTGAGGATGAAAGTCACAGCATTGTTTTGAAGCATGTAATTGCGATGCAAGCTGAGCTTAATGCACACAAAAATGGAGGGGTGCCAAGTTCTGCTTCACAAATGCAATCCAATGTCGCGCAGACTGGAAGCATGGTTGGTGGAGGCTG GTGCTGA
- the LOC120690517 gene encoding glycerol-3-phosphate acyltransferase, chloroplastic-like isoform X2 — protein MHAPPLVALAGGACPVAAPPPPWLASPRAAILAAPARLLRSRRGALRLEAKAAWRAAWGGRGPRVPAKGAVLASYMGAEEVVGPSPLLDEEGLDDEELILHIRKELEEGKLPADVASSLEELYYNYKNVLQTGNPDAYEIMLSNMMALFDRVILDVQNPFTFPPYHKAIREPFDYYMFGQNYIRPLVDFRNSYVGNISLFHDIEEKLHQGHNVVLMSNHQTEADPAIIALLLEKSNPWISENIVYVAGDRVITDPLCKPFSMGRNLICVYSKKHMNDYPELIEMKRRSNTRSLKEMALLLRGGSQLIWIAPSGGRDRPDPSTGEWYPAPFDSSSVDNMRRLLEHAGVPGHIYPLSLLCYEVMPPPQQVEKEIGEQRVISFHGVGLSVTEEIKYVDITAHTKNADEGRELFTDALYSSVVNQYNVLKSAIFRDRGAAAASNTAISLSQPWR, from the exons atgcacgcgccgccgctggtcGCGCTCGCCGGGGGCGCCTGCCccgtcgccgccccgccgccgccgtggctggcCTCGCCCCGGGCTGCcatcctcgccgcgccggcgaggctcCTCCGGTCCCGCCGCGGTGCGCTCCGGCTGGAAGCCAAGGCCGCGTGGAGGGCGGCCTGGGGCGGGCGGGGCCCGCGGGTCCCGGCCAAGGGCGCCGTGCTCGCCTCCTACATGGGTGCCGAGGAGGTGGTGGGACCCTCGCCCCTGCTCGACGAGGAGGGTCTCGACGATGAAG AGCTCATTTTACACATCAGAAAGGAACTGGAGGAGGGAAAACTGCCTGCAGATGTTGCTAGCAGCTTGGAGGAGCTCTATTACAATTACAAGAAT GTTCTGCAAACTGGAAATCCAGATGCATATGAGATCATGCTTTCAAATATGATGGCTTTGTTTGATCGTGTCATACTGGATGTACAG AATCCATTTACCTTTCCACCATATCACAAAGCTATCCGAGAACCATTCGACTATTACATGTTTGGTCAGAATTACATTAGGCCACTGGTAGACTTTAG GAACTCCTACGTTGGCAAcatttcccttttccatgacATTGAAGAGAAGCTCCACCAG GGCCACAATGTTGTTTTGATGTCAAACCATCAGACAGAAGCAGATCCAGCAATTATCGCCTTGCTGCTTGAAAAAAGCAATCCGTGGATTAGTGAAAACATA GTTTATGTTGCGGGCGATAGGGTTATTACTGATCCGCTTTGCAAGCCATTTAGCATGGGAAG GAACCTGATTTGTGTGTACTCAAAAAAGCATATGAATGATTACCCTGAGCTAATTGAGATGAAGAGGAGATCGAATACTAGAAGTCTCAAGGAAATGGCCTTGCTTTTACG CGGCGGTTCACAGTTGATTTGGATTGCGCCAAGTGGTGGTAGAGACCGGCCAGACCCTTCGACAGGAGAATGGTACCCG GCGCCATTCGATTCATCCTCAGTGGATAACATGAGGAGGCTTCTGGAGCATGCTGGTGTTCCTGGGCACATATATCCACTATCATTGCTGTGTTATGAGGTTATGCCTCCACCACAACAG GTCGAGAAAGAGATTGGTGAGCAAAGGGTGATATCCTTCCATGGAGTAGGCTTATCGGTAACTGAAGAAATAAAGTATGTGGATATTACTGCTCATACCAAGAATGCTGATGAG GGAAGGGAGCTATTCACAGATGCTTTGTACAGCTCAGTTGTTAATCAGTACAATGTGCTCAAGTCTGCTATCTTTAGAGACCGTGGAGCAGCGGCTGCATCAAACACTGCCATCTCACTGTCGCAACCATGGCGATGA